GGTCGTCAGTCGCTCAAGGTTGCCCCTGCCCGTTCGGTCTGGGCCGCGGGTCATTGGTGCCCACGCCGGCGAGGTGCAGGCCGGGGATGCCCGTCCAAGTGTTATCATCGTCCAGAAAGATCACCATGCCGGGACCGGCGTCGTTGAGGGCGATGTGGTCGGGGGTGGCGATCCGGATCACCCGGCCGCTGGAAAGCTCCAGGTAGAAGGGCACGAAAGGCTGGGCGTATTTGAGCTTGCGGATCTGCGGAATCACGAGGGGGATTTTACGTCGGACGCTCCAAGGAGGCAATGCCGGGATTTGGACCTGTCCCCATCCTCGCTTTGACTCCCCCTCCGGTTTAGGATCCGTGCTTTTGACCCGTGAGGTTTCATCCGCAGCCCCTGCGGCGAGCGCCATGCGGACCTGTCCCCGTTCGGGTTCATGTCCCCGTTCGAGTTCATTCCAGAACGGGTAAACGGACCTGTCCCCCACGGGCGCCACGGTTCGCTTCTTGTCATTTGCGTGTGGCGGCTGCGGGTCAAAACCAAAACCAACGACGCAAGAAAGCGTGTTTCCCGGCGTTGAAATGAGGATCTCGTTACAACGCCGCTGCATAGGCCCCGGACGGTACCCCGGACGAATCACTTCTCTCTTTGGGTGGACATTGTATCGCCGCCAACCGTCATTACGTTATTCCGGAAAACGTGCTCTCCCAAAATCCGCCATGCGAACGCTGCTCAAAACCGGTATGCGGCCCCTCACGACCAAGGAGTTTTACCGGTTGCCGGAATCCAACCAGTTTTGTGAGTTAATTGAGGGCGAGCTCGTGATGCCGCCCTCACCCGAGCCATTTCACCAAGCCGTTGCGGGAACCATCTTTGGGGAGCTTTACCTTAACCTCAGGGATCACCCGCTGGGACTTGCTTACTGTGCCCCGCTCGACGTCGAACTCTCGCCGGTCAACGTTTATCAACCGGATGTGTTGTATGTTTCCAACGCTCGCAAAGACCGTGTAAAGCGGAAACGAGTTGTGGGGGCGCCAGGAGCTGGTCGCTGAAGTCCTTTCGCCGTCGACGACCCGTTACGACCAGGGCGATAAGTTGCTCCGGTACGCACGCAGCGGGGTCGTGGAAATGTGGATGCTCGATCCGGAAGATCGTCAGGTGAAGATTTACCGGTTTGACCGGCAACCCCCTTTGGATCCGGAGCGGATTTTGAGGGGTGATGACGTGCTTCGGATCGAACGGTTGCCGGGCTTTGA
The window above is part of the Verrucomicrobiota bacterium genome. Proteins encoded here:
- a CDS encoding Uma2 family endonuclease, which translates into the protein MRTLLKTGMRPLTTKEFYRLPESNQFCELIEGELVMPPSPEPFHQAVAGTIFGELYLNLRDHPLGLAYCAPLDVELSPVNVYQPDVLYVSNARKDRVKRKRVVGAPGAGR
- a CDS encoding Uma2 family endonuclease, with protein sequence MWGRQELVAEVLSPSTTRYDQGDKLLRYARSGVVEMWMLDPEDRQVKIYRFDRQPPLDPERILRGDDVLRIERLPGFELSLARLFRAP